From Tachypleus tridentatus isolate NWPU-2018 chromosome 8, ASM421037v1, whole genome shotgun sequence, a single genomic window includes:
- the LOC143222773 gene encoding uncharacterized protein LOC143222773 isoform X2: protein MVTGMCQHRICTECLYDSENGALKTSMSRCPTCQKSAVFPPERPNIPEDNILIQKMLGVRQCPNSGCFNEFWEWELSDHLKECSHNALKLRKSDKKRARSVSCVQGTSPLINEAKIFQYRKQSQKLACNASGKCETLISTGLRKRRKTAYDLREIHTSK, encoded by the exons ATGGTGACTGGGATGTGCCAGCACAGAATTTGCACCGAATGTCTGTATGACAGTGAAAATGGTGCACTGAAAACAAGCATGTCCAGGTGTCCAACATGCCAAAAATCTGCAGTATTTCCACCAGAAAG gCCTAACATCCCCGAAGATAACATCTTGATCCAGAAAATGTTAGGAGTAAGACAGTGTCCCAATAGTGGTTGTTTCAATGAATTCTGGGAATGGGAATTAAGTGATCATTTAAA AGAATGTTCTCATAATgcattaaaattaagaaagtcAGACAAAAAAAGAGCAAGAAGTGTTAGCTGTGTACAAGGAACGTCCCCTCTAATCAATGAAGCAAAGATCTTCCAGTACAGAAAACAGAGTCAAAAGTTAGCTTGTAATGCCTCTGGAAAGTGTGAAACTcttatcagtactggtttaagaAAGCGAAGGAAGACAGCGTATGATCTCAGAGAAATTCATACctctaaataa
- the LOC143222773 gene encoding uncharacterized protein LOC143222773 isoform X1, with amino-acid sequence MSSKSDRRTYEAVEFSYSCPICLSPRLKMVTGMCQHRICTECLYDSENGALKTSMSRCPTCQKSAVFPPERPNIPEDNILIQKMLGVRQCPNSGCFNEFWEWELSDHLKECSHNALKLRKSDKKRARSVSCVQGTSPLINEAKIFQYRKQSQKLACNASGKCETLISTGLRKRRKTAYDLREIHTSK; translated from the exons ATGAGCAGTAAAAGCGATCGAAGAACGTACGAAGCAGTTGAATTCAG ttaTAGTTGTCCTATATGCCTCTCTCCTCGACTAAAGATGGTGACTGGGATGTGCCAGCACAGAATTTGCACCGAATGTCTGTATGACAGTGAAAATGGTGCACTGAAAACAAGCATGTCCAGGTGTCCAACATGCCAAAAATCTGCAGTATTTCCACCAGAAAG gCCTAACATCCCCGAAGATAACATCTTGATCCAGAAAATGTTAGGAGTAAGACAGTGTCCCAATAGTGGTTGTTTCAATGAATTCTGGGAATGGGAATTAAGTGATCATTTAAA AGAATGTTCTCATAATgcattaaaattaagaaagtcAGACAAAAAAAGAGCAAGAAGTGTTAGCTGTGTACAAGGAACGTCCCCTCTAATCAATGAAGCAAAGATCTTCCAGTACAGAAAACAGAGTCAAAAGTTAGCTTGTAATGCCTCTGGAAAGTGTGAAACTcttatcagtactggtttaagaAAGCGAAGGAAGACAGCGTATGATCTCAGAGAAATTCATACctctaaataa